From Paenibacillus physcomitrellae, the proteins below share one genomic window:
- a CDS encoding CdaR family protein, giving the protein MNKWINNNNFAKIIALCISLILWLMVHLDSSESISGVNDSVSTRTIDNVKVQIYNLDEEKYVVYGLDPERVTLEVRGKRTKLTSLFSEDDYKVKLDLNHVTPGSKTLPLKCELPNGVECVAITPSSAHITIEAKASKDVQASVITTGVPAEGYEIGTPVLKNDGKVKVTLPSSEIEDLGKIQGVVNVAGINSDITGKSIKLIAYDKAGDEMEDAEISPSSIDVDVPVIKLYKSIPIELQTTGSLPEGYALSGVSSSPEQVVVYGSKDALDKISSYPITVDLGNFTGTDSSSKYTVSLTPPEGFEKIEPDSLEITINATPFEKKTLNDLPITLLNVGGNYTAKIIGPQSGTVNATVEGSSERIASLKPEDLSFTADVSGYEEGTFKVRLDAKLPQYIHLLDSGTDGTVQVKITAKDKPVTVDPAPSAGGGSEPPPSSSHDVSVPDASTGTETSGESGISGSGAGSGSGNEGSGQTDESTNLP; this is encoded by the coding sequence ATGAATAAGTGGATTAATAATAATAATTTCGCTAAAATCATTGCACTTTGTATCAGTTTGATCCTGTGGCTGATGGTGCATTTGGACAGCTCGGAATCCATTTCCGGGGTGAACGATTCGGTCAGCACGCGGACCATCGATAACGTCAAAGTCCAGATCTACAATCTGGATGAGGAGAAATATGTGGTGTACGGGCTCGATCCGGAGCGGGTAACTTTAGAGGTTAGAGGGAAGCGGACGAAGCTGACCTCGTTATTTTCCGAAGATGATTATAAAGTAAAGCTGGATCTGAACCATGTAACGCCGGGCTCCAAGACGCTGCCGCTCAAATGCGAGCTTCCTAACGGTGTGGAGTGTGTGGCCATTACGCCTTCGTCTGCTCATATTACGATAGAAGCGAAAGCGTCGAAGGATGTTCAGGCCTCGGTTATTACCACTGGTGTGCCTGCGGAGGGTTATGAAATTGGAACGCCGGTCCTGAAAAATGATGGAAAAGTAAAGGTTACTTTGCCTTCAAGTGAAATCGAAGATTTAGGTAAAATCCAAGGGGTAGTTAACGTTGCCGGGATTAACAGCGACATTACGGGGAAAAGTATCAAACTGATCGCCTATGATAAGGCGGGAGATGAAATGGAGGATGCGGAAATATCGCCGTCTTCCATCGATGTGGATGTACCTGTCATCAAGCTGTATAAAAGTATCCCGATCGAACTGCAGACTACCGGAAGCCTGCCTGAGGGGTATGCCCTTTCAGGAGTGAGCAGCAGCCCGGAGCAGGTGGTCGTGTACGGCTCGAAGGATGCGCTGGACAAGATCAGCTCTTATCCGATTACCGTCGATTTGGGCAATTTCACTGGAACAGACAGCAGCAGCAAATATACGGTGAGCTTGACTCCGCCGGAAGGTTTTGAGAAAATCGAGCCTGACTCACTGGAAATTACGATTAATGCGACACCTTTTGAAAAAAAAACACTGAATGACCTTCCGATCACGCTGCTTAACGTCGGAGGGAATTATACGGCCAAAATCATCGGCCCCCAGTCGGGAACCGTTAACGCCACGGTGGAAGGCAGCTCTGAGCGCATCGCTTCGCTTAAGCCCGAAGATCTGTCGTTCACAGCGGACGTTAGCGGTTATGAGGAAGGAACTTTTAAAGTAAGGCTGGACGCCAAGCTCCCCCAGTATATTCATTTGCTGGACTCGGGGACGGACGGGACGGTCCAGGTGAAGATCACGGCCAAGGACAAGCCGGTAACGGTTGATCCTGCTCCTTCGGCCGGGGGCGGAAGCGAACCTCCGCCATCGTCCAGTCATGACGTGAGCGTTCCGGACGCAAGCACCGGCACGGAGACGTCCGGCGAATCCGGAATATCCGGTTCGGGAGCGGGATCGGGTTCAGGCAATGAAGGCAGCGGCCAGACTGATGAATCGACAAATTTACCGTAA
- the cdaA gene encoding diadenylate cyclase CdaA, which produces MNYFENLTWAESIKDLVDVLAVTYIIYYLILLVRGTRAIQLLKGIFVLVIIWALSTWFDLYTLKWLMNQLFTFGVLAVFIIFQPELRRGLEQLGRGKLFSRISADEEEFSRTVSHIIKAVNYLSRRKIGALIVFERETGLNEYVESGIPMQSMISSELLINIFIPNTPLHDGAIIIQDNRITAGACYLPLSENPFISKELGTRHRAAIGISEVGDALAIVVSEETGQISLALDGQVVRDINEESLISKLYAELSPKTMEKTRKTPFWRRMGANKHE; this is translated from the coding sequence ATGAATTATTTTGAGAACTTAACCTGGGCAGAATCCATTAAAGATTTAGTGGATGTACTGGCTGTTACTTATATTATTTATTATTTGATCCTGCTCGTTCGGGGAACACGTGCGATTCAGCTGCTCAAGGGTATTTTTGTACTTGTGATTATTTGGGCGCTTAGCACCTGGTTTGATTTGTATACCTTGAAATGGCTGATGAATCAGCTGTTTACTTTTGGTGTGCTGGCGGTGTTTATCATTTTCCAGCCGGAGCTGCGCCGCGGTCTCGAGCAATTGGGGCGGGGCAAGCTGTTCAGCCGGATTTCGGCCGATGAAGAGGAATTCAGCCGGACCGTTTCCCATATCATTAAGGCCGTTAACTATTTGTCCCGGCGCAAAATCGGTGCTTTAATCGTGTTTGAACGGGAGACGGGCCTCAATGAATATGTGGAGTCCGGCATTCCCATGCAGTCGATGATTTCCTCCGAGCTGCTGATTAACATCTTCATTCCGAATACGCCGCTGCATGACGGGGCCATTATTATTCAGGACAACCGGATTACGGCTGGAGCCTGTTATCTGCCGCTTTCAGAGAATCCGTTCATCAGCAAGGAGTTGGGGACGCGGCACCGCGCTGCGATCGGCATTAGTGAGGTCGGAGATGCGCTGGCGATCGTCGTGTCTGAGGAGACCGGCCAGATTTCGCTGGCTCTGGATGGACAAGTGGTCCGCGATATCAATGAGGAGTCGCTGATCTCCAAGCTGTATGCGGAGCTGAGTCCGAAGACGATGGAGAAGACCCGCAAAACCCCTTTCTGGAGGAGAATGGGGGCTAACAAACATGAATAA
- a CDS encoding zf-HC2 domain-containing protein yields MECKQAASLMHDYLDNELPEEQALDLKSHLDRCVSCRTRLKELEQTDMLMFAAVKHSLPSASDDVLNQIMSNLPKKRRQQPWLGWVKRHPALTAAAMFLLVMLFSTLSIWKSDDQLVVKGADLDKVRIEGHTVIVPEGTAIAGDLTIENGNTEVYGEVEGNLTVIDGSLYQASTAKIAGDAKTIDQALDWIWYRITNTFTEVAYR; encoded by the coding sequence ATGGAATGCAAACAGGCTGCCTCTTTGATGCATGATTATTTGGATAACGAACTGCCTGAGGAACAGGCGCTTGATTTGAAGAGTCATTTGGATAGATGTGTGTCTTGCAGGACCCGGCTGAAGGAGCTGGAGCAGACCGATATGCTGATGTTTGCCGCTGTCAAGCATTCGCTGCCTTCTGCATCCGATGATGTACTGAACCAAATTATGAGCAATCTGCCTAAGAAACGCAGACAGCAGCCTTGGCTGGGTTGGGTGAAACGGCATCCGGCGCTTACGGCGGCAGCGATGTTTTTGCTCGTGATGCTTTTCAGCACATTGTCGATCTGGAAATCGGACGACCAGTTGGTCGTTAAAGGCGCTGACCTGGATAAGGTCCGCATAGAAGGTCACACGGTGATCGTGCCCGAAGGGACGGCTATAGCAGGCGATCTGACGATTGAGAACGGCAATACGGAGGTCTACGGGGAAGTTGAAGGGAATTTGACCGTCATCGACGGGTCGCTTTACCAGGCTTCCACAGCCAAAATTGCCGGCGATGCCAAAACGATTGATCAGGCGCTGGACTGGATCTGGTACAGGATTACGAATACTTTTACGGAAGTTGCCTACCGCTAA
- the sigW gene encoding RNA polymerase sigma factor SigW produces MAELSDAGLVKLARKGNQDAFAELVELYKDKVFHLAYRMLNNRHESEDIVQETFLRVYKNWDKYDENQKFSTWMYRIATNLCIDRLRKRKPNFSLDAELNDQDGTADGYSLIPGDNRTPESEFLLSETQQIIHQAIAGLPAKYKTIMILRYLQELSLQEIGDILNMPVTTVKTRVHRGREFLRKRLEHKLF; encoded by the coding sequence ATGGCAGAACTTTCAGATGCAGGTTTGGTGAAGCTGGCCCGTAAAGGGAACCAGGACGCTTTCGCCGAGCTTGTAGAATTGTATAAGGATAAAGTGTTTCATCTGGCTTACCGGATGCTGAATAACCGGCATGAGTCAGAGGACATCGTGCAGGAAACGTTCCTGCGCGTTTATAAGAATTGGGACAAATATGACGAGAATCAGAAGTTCTCGACCTGGATGTACCGGATTGCGACGAACCTTTGCATAGACCGCTTACGGAAGCGGAAGCCGAATTTCTCGCTGGATGCGGAACTGAATGACCAGGACGGGACGGCCGACGGATATTCGCTGATTCCCGGGGATAACCGCACGCCGGAAAGTGAATTTTTGCTAAGTGAAACGCAGCAGATCATTCATCAGGCGATCGCGGGTCTGCCGGCGAAGTATAAGACGATTATGATTCTCCGGTATTTGCAGGAGCTGTCGCTGCAGGAAATCGGGGATATTTTAAACATGCCTGTAACCACTGTCAAAACGAGGGTACACCGTGGCCGGGAGTTTCTGCGGAAGCGGCTGGAGCATAAATTATTTTAA
- the ppc gene encoding phosphoenolpyruvate carboxylase, with translation MTELTVTAGKNNSSNLLRRDIRFLGNILGEVLVHQGGNELLDIVEKIREASKSLRASFMPETHEEFKDMINGLAPDIRHQVVRAFAIYFQLVNIAEQNHRIRRKRDYEREAGESIQPGSIEASVMELKDRGFSCEEVQEILEGMSLELVMTAHPTEAMRRAILDIHKRIAEDVMQMDNPTLTFREREQLREKLLNEVITLWQTDELRDRKPTVLDEVRNGMYYFHETLFHVLPDVYQEIERCLSKYYPEHNWHMPAYLKFGSWIGGDRDGNPSVTADVTWETLKMQRKLAVREYQRLLSNLFKHLSFSTTIVDVSDELKSSILKDSAAVELKKTPCWTNEKEPYRIKLTYMTEKLHNVLDEAHKGQADRYAVPEELIEDLEIIDRSLRHHYADYVADTYIKKLIRQVELFGFHTAKLDIRQHSKEHENAMTEILANMNITPNYAGLPEPEKVKLLEKLLNDPRPLTSPYQEYSESTTECLEVYRTVYIAQKEFGKGCISSYLISMAEATSDILEVMVFAKEVGLFQKEHGEKAICTLQAVPLFETIDDLHNAPGIMRELLSMPIYRQSVAAMNDLQEIMLGYSDSNKDGGVITANWELRVALKEITATAKEFGVKLKFFHGRGGALGRGGMPLNRSIMVQPAETIGGGIKITEQGEVLSERYSLKGIAYRSLEQATSALIISAIHARLPKQSELNESRWEAIVKEMSETALQKYQDLIFREPDFLSFFKESTPLGEVGELNIGSRPSKRKNSDRFEDLRAIPWVFAWTQSRYLLPAWYAAGTGLQQFYQGKPENLKVMQDMYENFLFFRSLIDTLKFAVVKADLNIAREYSKLCSNEEIRSRIFSQIEEEFILTKNLILAITGEQELLDNQPTLQESVRQRNPYVDPLSYLQVQLLRELRQIREQDADDAELLREVLLTINGIAAGMRNTG, from the coding sequence ATGACTGAGCTTACAGTAACTGCAGGGAAAAACAATTCCAGTAACCTGCTGCGGCGGGATATTCGCTTTTTGGGCAATATTCTGGGAGAAGTCCTTGTCCATCAAGGCGGTAATGAACTCTTAGATATTGTCGAAAAGATACGTGAGGCGAGTAAATCGCTGCGAGCTTCTTTTATGCCAGAGACCCATGAGGAATTCAAAGATATGATCAATGGGCTGGCACCGGATATCCGTCACCAGGTCGTACGAGCATTTGCAATCTATTTCCAGCTGGTTAATATTGCTGAGCAGAACCACCGAATCCGCCGGAAACGCGATTATGAGCGGGAAGCTGGTGAATCGATCCAGCCAGGTTCGATTGAAGCATCTGTAATGGAATTGAAGGATCGTGGTTTCTCTTGTGAAGAAGTGCAGGAGATCCTTGAGGGCATGTCGCTTGAGCTGGTCATGACGGCCCATCCTACCGAAGCCATGCGCCGGGCGATTCTTGATATTCACAAACGGATTGCCGAAGATGTCATGCAGATGGATAATCCGACGCTAACCTTCCGTGAACGGGAGCAGCTTCGGGAGAAGCTTCTGAACGAAGTAATTACGCTTTGGCAGACTGATGAGCTGCGTGACCGCAAGCCGACGGTGCTCGATGAGGTTCGTAATGGGATGTACTATTTCCATGAGACTTTATTCCACGTTTTACCTGACGTTTATCAAGAAATCGAACGCTGTCTGAGCAAATATTACCCGGAGCATAACTGGCACATGCCCGCTTACCTGAAGTTTGGTTCCTGGATCGGCGGCGACCGTGACGGCAACCCTTCGGTTACAGCGGATGTGACGTGGGAAACGCTGAAGATGCAGCGCAAGCTGGCTGTACGCGAATATCAGCGGCTGCTGAGCAATTTGTTTAAGCACTTGAGCTTCAGCACGACGATCGTTGATGTGAGTGATGAACTGAAGTCCTCCATCCTGAAGGACAGCGCCGCTGTCGAACTGAAGAAGACGCCATGCTGGACGAATGAAAAAGAACCTTACCGCATCAAGCTGACTTATATGACTGAGAAGCTCCATAACGTGCTTGACGAAGCTCATAAAGGCCAGGCAGACCGTTATGCGGTACCTGAGGAACTGATTGAGGATCTGGAAATCATCGACCGCAGCCTGCGTCATCATTATGCGGATTATGTTGCGGACACGTATATTAAGAAACTTATACGTCAAGTTGAATTGTTTGGCTTCCATACAGCGAAGCTGGATATCCGCCAGCACAGTAAAGAACACGAGAACGCCATGACGGAAATTTTGGCGAATATGAATATTACGCCTAATTATGCCGGGCTGCCTGAACCTGAGAAGGTAAAGCTGCTGGAGAAATTGCTTAATGATCCTCGGCCGCTTACGTCGCCTTATCAAGAGTACAGCGAAAGCACAACCGAATGTCTGGAAGTATACCGGACGGTTTATATTGCCCAGAAGGAATTCGGCAAAGGTTGTATATCCAGTTATCTGATCAGTATGGCCGAGGCTACGAGCGACATTCTGGAAGTTATGGTGTTTGCCAAGGAAGTGGGTCTGTTCCAGAAAGAGCACGGCGAGAAGGCGATTTGTACGCTGCAGGCCGTTCCGCTGTTTGAAACGATTGATGACCTTCATAACGCGCCGGGCATTATGCGTGAGCTGCTCAGCATGCCGATCTACAGACAGTCTGTGGCTGCAATGAATGATTTGCAGGAGATCATGCTTGGTTACTCGGACAGTAATAAGGACGGCGGCGTTATTACGGCTAACTGGGAGCTGCGTGTAGCTCTTAAAGAAATCACTGCTACGGCAAAAGAGTTTGGCGTAAAGCTGAAATTCTTCCATGGCCGCGGAGGAGCGCTCGGCCGCGGAGGCATGCCGCTGAACCGCAGTATTATGGTGCAGCCGGCGGAAACGATCGGTGGAGGCATCAAAATTACGGAGCAGGGCGAGGTTCTTTCTGAACGTTATTCCCTGAAAGGAATTGCGTACCGCAGTCTTGAGCAGGCGACTTCGGCTCTGATCATCTCTGCTATTCATGCCCGGCTGCCAAAGCAATCCGAGCTGAATGAGAGCCGCTGGGAAGCCATCGTGAAGGAAATGTCGGAAACGGCGCTCCAGAAATATCAGGATTTGATTTTCCGTGAACCGGATTTCCTGAGTTTCTTTAAGGAATCTACACCGCTTGGCGAAGTAGGGGAACTCAACATCGGCTCCAGACCTTCCAAACGGAAGAACAGTGACCGCTTCGAGGATCTGCGGGCTATCCCTTGGGTGTTTGCCTGGACACAAAGCCGGTATTTGCTTCCGGCTTGGTATGCAGCAGGTACTGGACTGCAGCAGTTCTATCAGGGCAAGCCGGAGAACCTGAAGGTCATGCAGGATATGTATGAGAACTTCCTGTTCTTCCGCTCTTTGATTGATACGCTGAAGTTCGCGGTAGTGAAAGCTGATTTGAATATTGCACGGGAGTATTCGAAGCTATGTTCGAATGAAGAAATCAGAAGCCGGATCTTCTCACAGATTGAGGAAGAGTTTATTTTGACGAAGAATCTCATTCTGGCCATTACGGGCGAGCAGGAGCTGCTGGACAATCAGCCGACACTTCAGGAGTCCGTCAGACAGCGTAATCCTTACGTAGATCCGCTCAGCTATCTGCAGGTTCAGCTGCTAAGAGAGCTCCGTCAGATCCGCGAGCAGGATGCTGACGATGCTGAACTGCTTCGCGAAGTGCTGCTCACAATTAACGGCATTGCCGCAGGCATGCGTAATACAGGCTGA